The following coding sequences lie in one Desertibacillus haloalkaliphilus genomic window:
- a CDS encoding RbsD/FucU family protein, producing the protein MLKGIPELISPEMIKVLMEMGHGDQLVIADGNFPSYRCGERIVRCDGVSIAKLLDAILRLFPLDAKVHKPVSLMKVNEHEPQPEVWQLYQDIIANHHEKAYEINYIDRFDFYKKAKDAYAIIATTDTSYKGNILIEKGVIR; encoded by the coding sequence ATGTTAAAAGGCATACCTGAACTAATTTCTCCTGAAATGATAAAGGTGTTAATGGAAATGGGGCATGGTGATCAACTCGTTATTGCTGATGGTAACTTTCCGTCTTACCGATGTGGAGAGCGTATTGTTCGGTGTGATGGGGTTTCGATTGCGAAGCTGTTAGATGCGATTTTACGTTTGTTTCCGCTAGATGCGAAAGTTCATAAGCCAGTATCGCTTATGAAAGTAAATGAACATGAACCTCAACCAGAAGTGTGGCAATTGTACCAAGATATCATAGCAAACCATCATGAAAAAGCCTATGAGATCAATTATATTGATCGGTTTGATTTTTATAAAAAGGCGAAAGACGCTTATGCAATTATTGCGACGACGGACACCTCTTATAAGGGGAATATTTTAATAGAAAAGGGTGTCATTCGCTAA
- a CDS encoding transposase: protein MKTTRLLKLKGLSKQDKSKLDDLLRVFSSMTRYAFNRLLEGEKTGDLHKTLPEKFKMNKRYAEDAVLQAQSIITSQKELLPSRIEDAEAKLKKLEKKFHLYQTGRRKPKRTDLETALIGLGQRKEKLERKLYELNDHQERGTIPPVIFGGKKNFIARRKGLLSKQAWKDLRTNHLYARGDKAKKGNLNIRLLHHDDRFFLEIANPLLTPEDKTKAPRIKVEVTGLINILKRLSMWLSLMIRRKGHFNRTRWKLSVRMAIISFTSTTTKKSMEKRFMRLVSIMMSSQGLTLTLIE from the coding sequence ATGAAGACGACTCGACTATTAAAGCTTAAAGGTTTGTCTAAACAAGATAAGAGCAAGCTTGATGATTTATTGCGAGTGTTTTCATCCATGACACGCTACGCTTTTAACCGTTTGCTTGAGGGTGAAAAAACGGGCGATTTACACAAAACACTTCCTGAAAAGTTTAAGATGAACAAACGCTATGCGGAAGATGCGGTTTTACAAGCACAAAGTATTATCACTAGCCAAAAAGAGCTACTACCCTCTCGTATTGAAGATGCGGAAGCAAAACTAAAAAAGCTTGAAAAAAAGTTTCACTTGTATCAAACGGGGCGACGCAAACCCAAAAGGACTGATCTCGAAACGGCTTTAATTGGCTTGGGTCAGCGTAAGGAAAAGCTTGAGCGTAAGCTCTACGAGTTAAACGATCACCAAGAGAGAGGTACGATTCCTCCAGTGATTTTTGGTGGGAAGAAGAATTTTATCGCTCGCAGGAAAGGTTTACTTTCTAAACAGGCATGGAAAGATCTTCGAACGAACCACTTGTACGCCCGCGGTGATAAGGCAAAGAAGGGGAACTTGAACATTCGTCTCCTTCACCATGATGATCGCTTTTTCTTAGAAATTGCGAATCCACTCCTTACTCCCGAGGATAAAACGAAAGCACCTCGTATTAAGGTGGAAGTGACAGGCCTGATAAATATCTTGAAGAGATTGTCCATGTGGCTATCCCTAATGATCCGAAGAAAGGGCCATTTCAATCGTACTCGATGGAAATTATCCGTAAGAATGGCGATTATTTCGTTCACTTCAACTACGACGAAGAAGAGTATGGAAAAGAGGTTTATGAGATTGGTGAGTATCATGATGTCATCGCAGGGATTGACCTTAACATTGATAGAATAG
- a CDS encoding aldo/keto reductase codes for MEKRRLGNSDLYVSVVGMGCWQYGGGKYWGEQSQADVNYVVNRALDRGVNYFDTAEMYNDGKSEEALGEALKLRRNEAIIGTKVTPANVYPDDLQKSCEESLKRLQTDYIDLYMVHWPINPLSVKHFTNDKGKICNPPDLAEAIDTLTELKKAGKIRHIGISNHGIKQMTELHKLGVDVITNELPYNLLSRAIENELTLHCRNNNIGIIGYMPLQQGLLTGKYALEDVKPMQARSRHFHHSRGEQSRHGEEGTEREIKEALQTIKQLSNEYGVDLITLSLSWVLANSDITTTIVGSRNETQLEQNLQGALYDMPSELYEELNKVTKPILDRLGSNPDYYENRKNSRIY; via the coding sequence ATGGAGAAGAGAAGATTAGGAAACTCAGATTTATATGTTAGTGTCGTCGGTATGGGATGTTGGCAATATGGAGGTGGTAAGTATTGGGGCGAACAAAGTCAGGCAGATGTTAATTATGTCGTAAACCGTGCACTCGACCGAGGGGTGAACTATTTCGATACTGCTGAAATGTATAATGACGGGAAAAGTGAAGAGGCACTTGGTGAAGCATTAAAATTGAGAAGAAATGAGGCCATCATCGGTACGAAAGTAACTCCGGCAAACGTTTATCCGGATGATTTGCAAAAAAGTTGCGAAGAAAGTTTGAAGCGCTTACAAACGGATTATATTGATTTGTATATGGTTCATTGGCCGATCAACCCGTTATCTGTAAAACATTTCACAAATGATAAAGGAAAAATTTGTAACCCGCCAGACCTTGCTGAAGCAATTGATACCTTAACAGAGCTAAAAAAAGCGGGGAAAATTCGTCATATCGGGATCAGTAATCATGGGATCAAGCAAATGACGGAGCTGCACAAACTCGGCGTAGATGTCATCACAAATGAATTGCCATACAATTTATTGTCGAGAGCGATCGAAAACGAGCTGACGTTGCACTGTAGAAATAACAATATTGGCATCATTGGGTATATGCCGCTGCAACAAGGGTTATTGACGGGAAAGTACGCACTTGAAGATGTCAAACCTATGCAAGCGCGATCGCGTCATTTCCATCATAGCCGTGGTGAGCAAAGCAGGCACGGTGAAGAGGGTACTGAGCGAGAAATTAAGGAAGCACTACAAACGATCAAGCAATTATCCAATGAGTATGGCGTGGATTTAATTACATTGTCTTTATCATGGGTGCTTGCCAATTCAGATATTACTACGACAATTGTAGGTTCAAGGAACGAGACTCAACTTGAACAGAACCTTCAAGGTGCTCTCTATGACATGCCTTCTGAACTGTACGAAGAATTAAATAAAGTGACAAAACCAATTCTAGATCGGCTTGGAAGCAATCCTGATTATTATGAAAACCGCAAAAATAGTCGTATTTATTAA
- the dgoD gene encoding galactonate dehydratase, with translation MKIRSYSCYKVPPRWLFLKIETDEGIVGWGEPVIEGKADTVKACVDELMTYLIGKDPMKIEDHWNVLYRGGFYRGGPILMSAIAGIDQALWDIKGKYYHTPIHQLLGGLCRDKIRVYSWIGGDRPNDVGQAAKELYDKGFTAVKMNATEELQYIDSYEKVDQAVERLAAIREKVGYSIDVGIDFHGRVHKPMAKILAKELESYRPMFIEEPVLPENNEALKEISLHTTIPIATGERMFSRWDFKDLLSNGYVDIIQPDLSHAGGITECKKIASMAEAYDVALAPHCPLGPIALAACLQVDATTHNAFIQEQSLGIHYNKGSDLLDYLYDKETFKYSDGFVSIPDKPGLGITVNEEHVIEMAKIGHDWKNPIWRHADGSVAEW, from the coding sequence ATGAAGATTAGGAGTTATTCTTGTTACAAGGTACCGCCAAGGTGGCTATTTTTAAAAATTGAGACCGACGAAGGAATCGTAGGTTGGGGAGAACCTGTGATTGAGGGCAAAGCCGATACCGTCAAAGCGTGTGTGGATGAATTGATGACCTATTTGATTGGGAAAGACCCGATGAAAATCGAGGATCATTGGAATGTCTTGTACCGCGGCGGCTTTTATCGGGGTGGGCCGATTTTAATGAGTGCGATTGCTGGGATCGATCAGGCGCTTTGGGATATTAAAGGAAAATACTATCATACACCGATCCATCAGCTTTTAGGTGGACTATGTCGGGATAAAATTAGAGTCTATTCATGGATTGGTGGCGACCGTCCGAATGATGTGGGTCAAGCTGCAAAAGAGTTATATGATAAAGGATTTACAGCTGTAAAAATGAATGCGACAGAAGAGTTGCAGTATATAGATTCGTACGAAAAAGTCGATCAAGCCGTGGAGCGGTTGGCAGCAATTCGTGAGAAGGTCGGTTACTCAATAGATGTAGGAATTGATTTTCATGGTCGAGTCCACAAACCAATGGCAAAAATTTTAGCCAAAGAACTCGAAAGCTACCGACCGATGTTTATTGAGGAGCCAGTATTACCTGAAAACAATGAAGCATTAAAGGAAATTTCGCTGCATACTACAATTCCGATCGCGACAGGGGAGCGTATGTTTTCAAGGTGGGATTTCAAAGACTTATTATCGAATGGCTATGTCGATATTATTCAGCCAGACCTCTCTCACGCCGGGGGAATAACAGAATGCAAGAAGATCGCTTCGATGGCAGAAGCCTACGATGTAGCTCTTGCACCACATTGTCCGTTAGGCCCCATTGCTCTAGCTGCGTGTCTACAGGTGGATGCGACGACACACAATGCCTTCATTCAAGAACAAAGCCTCGGCATACATTACAATAAAGGCAGTGATTTGCTCGATTATTTATACGATAAAGAGACGTTTAAGTATTCGGATGGCTTCGTTTCAATTCCAGATAAACCTGGGTTAGGCATTACGGTTAATGAAGAACATGTCATAGAAATGGCAAAAATAGGCCATGATTGGAAAAATCCGATCTGGAGGCATGCTGACGGTTCTGTAGCTGAGTGGTAA
- a CDS encoding ROK family transcriptional regulator, whose product MNINNVIDHKNSKLAIIQTLRIHGSMSRIMLTEFTGFSRATVSATISELMDMGIIKETKKQPSTGGRPATTLELVPYSTCVVGACLDNNHWKIGAFDLLDHVINSIDIPVYTQDPIETFEVLKKNLLTFIDDLDRPILPLLGIGAPGLVDKNDHLIKAAPPRDWFNVNVAEILGNSIDWPIVVMNRHRARGLAECRFGAGSDSSNIIYIGVGSGVRAGFYINRQLITDSMGGTGELGHTTVEPNGPLCSCGNEGCLQMLCSSPFIEKQIRKSIRFGETPGIHLATNGDMQSIKATDVCRAADRGDTLSIEVINKAATYLGITMANLVNTFNPETIILGGTIPNASELFVETSNKIMRQRALPSIVSNVNVLSATLGDNGGALGAANFALDRKLPIKYLNPALS is encoded by the coding sequence ATGAATATTAATAATGTAATCGATCACAAAAATAGTAAGCTTGCGATTATACAAACGTTACGCATTCATGGTAGTATGTCTAGAATTATGCTTACAGAGTTTACAGGCTTCAGTAGAGCTACAGTTTCTGCAACGATTTCAGAATTAATGGACATGGGCATTATTAAGGAAACAAAAAAGCAGCCGTCGACTGGTGGAAGACCCGCTACAACCCTTGAGCTAGTCCCTTACTCCACTTGTGTCGTCGGCGCTTGTTTAGACAACAATCACTGGAAAATTGGGGCTTTTGATCTTCTCGATCATGTAATTAACTCGATCGATATTCCGGTGTATACTCAAGATCCGATTGAAACGTTTGAGGTGTTGAAAAAAAACCTACTCACGTTTATTGATGATCTCGATCGCCCTATCCTGCCATTACTAGGGATAGGTGCCCCTGGACTCGTTGATAAAAACGATCATCTCATTAAGGCTGCCCCTCCACGGGATTGGTTCAATGTCAATGTAGCAGAAATACTAGGAAATTCGATTGATTGGCCAATCGTTGTCATGAATCGACACCGAGCACGTGGTTTAGCTGAATGCCGATTTGGAGCAGGAAGCGATTCATCAAATATCATTTATATTGGGGTAGGATCTGGTGTGCGGGCAGGGTTTTATATTAATCGACAGTTGATTACCGATTCGATGGGAGGAACAGGTGAACTGGGTCATACAACGGTTGAACCAAATGGGCCGCTATGCTCGTGCGGTAATGAAGGTTGTTTACAGATGTTGTGTTCATCACCGTTTATCGAAAAACAAATCAGAAAATCGATTCGTTTTGGTGAAACGCCTGGTATTCATCTTGCTACAAATGGTGATATGCAGTCCATTAAGGCAACAGACGTCTGTCGGGCAGCGGATCGCGGTGATACGCTTTCAATTGAAGTTATCAATAAAGCTGCCACTTATTTAGGTATTACAATGGCTAATCTCGTCAATACATTTAACCCAGAAACGATCATTCTCGGTGGTACGATTCCGAATGCAAGCGAGCTATTCGTTGAAACATCCAATAAAATTATGCGCCAGCGTGCCTTACCAAGTATTGTTTCAAATGTTAACGTTTTATCAGCCACGTTAGGTGACAACGGTGGTGCATTAGGTGCAGCTAATTTTGCTTTAGACAGAAAGTTGCCAATCAAATATTTAAATCCTGCACTTTCATGA
- a CDS encoding IS200/IS605 family accessory protein TnpB-related protein encodes MGETIKALFHWLNDKKIGAIVMEDIKLKQQHESNKRFNRQTHTFTKTKLTNAIVRNALRTGVHFKKVNPAYTSVIGRFKYSQKYGISVHEAASFVIARRGLGYDEKVPKKVVRVLRSVVKPHLIGKLGSMEESVKHSTQGKKQRQYLGMLLKNIDTFKELHSWKTWNVVHKTLRFDQCKFKMKEV; translated from the coding sequence GTGGGAGAAACGATAAAAGCGTTGTTTCATTGGTTGAACGATAAGAAGATCGGTGCGATTGTGATGGAGGATATTAAACTCAAACAACAGCACGAATCGAATAAACGCTTTAACCGCCAAACTCATACGTTCACAAAAACAAAATTGACGAATGCGATTGTTCGGAATGCATTACGTACAGGAGTTCACTTTAAGAAAGTGAATCCGGCGTATACGTCCGTCATCGGTCGTTTTAAATACAGTCAAAAATATGGTATTTCTGTTCATGAAGCTGCATCCTTTGTGATCGCAAGGCGAGGATTAGGCTATGATGAAAAGGTTCCGAAGAAAGTTGTCCGTGTCCTCCGTTCCGTTGTGAAACCTCACTTGATTGGCAAACTCGGATCCATGGAAGAATCCGTTAAGCATTCAACACAGGGGAAAAAACAACGACAGTACTTAGGTATGTTATTAAAGAATATCGATACGTTTAAAGAGCTTCATTCATGGAAGACATGGAATGTTGTTCATAAGACGTTACGTTTTGATCAATGCAAATTCAAAATGAAGGAGGTGTAA
- a CDS encoding IS607 family transposase: MKKKEMLLSIGEASEMLGVSVQTLRNWEKRGYIQSERTPSGHRRYALSDIRPHLQGQPDQKKAFLYVRVSTKKQEESGNLLRQKERLMNYAIKQGLHIAGVHEDVASGLNENRKGLSRLLKEIKNQKISFLIIEYKDRLARFGYSYLENHLRELGCEIIIAEEKQMSEEQELVDDLIAITTFFSARIYGKRGGKKVSTQIIKTIEGGVSDEDDSTIKA, encoded by the coding sequence ATGAAAAAGAAAGAAATGCTTCTTAGTATTGGCGAAGCTTCAGAAATGTTAGGTGTTTCCGTTCAAACATTACGAAATTGGGAAAAACGAGGGTATATTCAATCTGAGCGAACCCCTTCTGGGCATCGGAGATATGCCCTTTCAGATATACGTCCGCACTTACAGGGACAACCTGATCAAAAGAAAGCTTTTTTATATGTCCGTGTCTCTACGAAAAAACAAGAAGAGTCTGGTAATCTACTAAGGCAGAAAGAGCGATTAATGAATTACGCCATTAAACAAGGGTTACATATCGCAGGTGTGCACGAGGATGTAGCCAGTGGATTGAATGAGAATCGCAAAGGCCTTTCAAGACTGTTAAAAGAGATCAAGAATCAAAAGATTTCTTTTTTAATCATTGAATATAAGGATCGGCTAGCACGATTTGGATATTCGTATTTAGAGAATCACTTGCGCGAATTAGGTTGTGAAATCATCATTGCGGAAGAAAAGCAAATGAGCGAAGAACAAGAATTGGTTGATGATCTCATTGCCATTACAACCTTTTTTTCTGCACGTATTTATGGGAAAAGAGGCGGAAAGAAAGTGTCCACTCAGATTATTAAAACGATAGAAGGGGGTGTCTCGGATGAAGACGACTCGACTATTAAAGCTTAA
- a CDS encoding DEAD/DEAH box helicase family protein, which yields MTKVKLLTEALIDEIVPAMETASSIYILTSFAMKSGVERLAPSLKRAVERGAEVKVCTGDYLYVTQPQALQALIDVDESIEVRLWKSNGKSFHPKAYLFQRSDEVGLLIVGSSNLSRSALTHGVEWNLAMESTVAPATFEDALDQFMKVFYHEQTIPVNEETIATYQSAYERMHQQNPNLAKTWTETEELELMLPKVEHGQAEAVYEKRDSYEPLSPRPAQRQALDALRTTVEEGYDKAMVVMATGLGKTYLAGFFAQDYKRVLFVAHREEILRQAQESFKHIMPERSFGIYNGREKEGQADCVFASIFTLANQQHLHQFAKDRFDLIVIDEFHHAAAKTYQRVLDYFEPSFLLGITATPDRMDGKDVYGICGGNVAFQLHFIEAIQRQWLAPFHYYGVYDETDYSQVTWLGNRYDVEELLAVQLREEMAEKVFRAWQEHKQTRTLGFCSSIKQANFLANYFKNQGVKAVSLHSNGGEMSRGEAIKQIENKDLDVIFTVNLFNEGTDIPSLDTLLFVRPTESLTVFTQQIGRGLRLFNGKDHCTIIDLIGNYRNADIKLSLFDTRTEDERKKAKAVVEPQVPESCVLDLDVKAIDLLKELARKKQPRKERLRQAYIELKQELGRRPTYLELHLHGNVESRAYRQDFKSYVGFLHWAKELSDQEKDVYQHHTDWLQEVERTGMNKSYKMIVLLYMLERGIDSWTKPVTPTEIAPFFHRYLTEKEYRKQTDFSDKRTKKLWEYDETKVAKLIADMPMTKWSGGSKGLLSFTDGVLSLDFDIHDEDQELLYKWTKEICEYRLHEYFERKGNKPHQ from the coding sequence ATGACTAAAGTGAAGCTATTAACTGAAGCACTCATTGATGAAATTGTGCCTGCTATGGAGACGGCTTCATCGATTTATATTTTGACCTCGTTTGCGATGAAATCAGGTGTCGAACGTTTAGCTCCGTCGTTGAAACGTGCAGTTGAACGTGGGGCTGAGGTGAAAGTGTGCACTGGAGATTATCTGTATGTCACGCAACCACAAGCCTTACAAGCTTTAATTGATGTTGATGAAAGCATCGAGGTTCGGTTATGGAAAAGCAATGGGAAATCCTTTCACCCGAAAGCGTATTTATTTCAAAGATCGGATGAGGTAGGTCTTTTAATTGTTGGATCATCGAACCTCTCGCGTTCGGCACTCACTCATGGTGTCGAGTGGAACCTTGCGATGGAGTCTACGGTTGCACCTGCTACATTTGAAGATGCACTGGATCAGTTTATGAAGGTCTTCTACCATGAGCAAACGATACCAGTGAACGAGGAGACGATTGCGACCTATCAATCCGCATATGAAAGAATGCATCAGCAAAACCCTAATTTGGCTAAAACATGGACGGAAACAGAAGAACTCGAGTTAATGCTCCCGAAAGTCGAGCATGGGCAAGCTGAGGCTGTTTATGAAAAGAGGGATTCGTATGAGCCGCTTTCACCACGACCGGCACAACGACAAGCACTAGATGCTCTTCGTACAACGGTGGAAGAAGGCTATGATAAAGCGATGGTCGTGATGGCAACAGGATTGGGGAAAACATACTTAGCTGGCTTTTTTGCTCAAGACTACAAACGCGTCTTATTTGTTGCCCACCGTGAAGAAATTTTAAGACAAGCTCAAGAGTCTTTTAAACACATTATGCCTGAACGCTCATTTGGGATTTATAACGGAAGAGAAAAGGAAGGACAAGCCGATTGTGTGTTTGCCTCGATCTTTACGTTAGCCAATCAACAGCATCTTCATCAATTTGCTAAGGATCGGTTTGACCTCATCGTTATTGATGAATTTCATCATGCGGCAGCGAAAACCTATCAGCGTGTGCTCGATTATTTTGAACCATCCTTTTTGTTAGGAATTACCGCGACACCAGATCGGATGGATGGAAAAGACGTCTATGGCATTTGTGGTGGAAATGTTGCCTTTCAGCTCCATTTTATTGAGGCCATTCAACGACAGTGGTTAGCGCCATTCCATTATTATGGCGTCTATGATGAAACAGACTATTCACAAGTGACCTGGCTCGGAAATCGCTATGATGTGGAAGAGCTGTTAGCTGTGCAATTAAGAGAAGAGATGGCCGAAAAGGTGTTTCGTGCATGGCAGGAGCATAAGCAGACACGTACACTTGGCTTTTGTTCATCGATCAAACAAGCCAATTTTCTAGCGAATTACTTTAAGAATCAAGGCGTTAAGGCTGTTAGTCTCCATTCAAATGGCGGGGAGATGAGCAGGGGAGAAGCGATCAAACAAATTGAAAATAAGGACCTTGACGTCATTTTTACTGTTAATTTATTTAATGAAGGGACCGATATCCCCTCACTTGATACGCTGTTGTTTGTGCGACCAACAGAATCATTAACGGTGTTCACCCAGCAAATCGGCCGTGGCTTGCGTTTGTTTAATGGAAAAGACCATTGCACGATCATTGATTTAATCGGTAACTACCGCAATGCAGATATTAAACTCAGTTTGTTTGATACTCGAACAGAGGACGAGCGTAAAAAAGCAAAAGCGGTAGTTGAGCCGCAAGTACCTGAGAGCTGTGTCCTTGATCTCGATGTCAAAGCAATTGACCTTCTAAAGGAGTTAGCAAGAAAGAAACAACCACGCAAAGAACGGCTACGACAGGCGTATATCGAGTTAAAACAAGAGTTAGGGAGACGTCCAACTTATTTAGAGCTTCATTTACATGGGAATGTTGAAAGTCGTGCGTATCGGCAAGATTTTAAATCGTATGTAGGTTTTCTGCACTGGGCAAAAGAGTTATCTGATCAGGAAAAGGATGTCTATCAACATCACACGGATTGGCTTCAAGAAGTTGAACGTACGGGAATGAATAAAAGCTATAAAATGATCGTCCTACTCTATATGCTTGAGCGGGGGATTGATAGTTGGACGAAACCTGTTACACCTACAGAAATTGCACCATTCTTCCATCGCTATTTAACTGAAAAAGAGTATCGGAAGCAAACCGATTTTTCGGATAAGAGAACGAAAAAGCTGTGGGAATACGATGAAACGAAGGTGGCCAAGCTGATCGCTGATATGCCAATGACAAAATGGAGTGGAGGCTCCAAGGGTCTACTATCATTTACCGACGGTGTGCTTTCATTGGATTTTGATATTCACGATGAAGATCAAGAGCTTTTATATAAATGGACAAAAGAAATTTGCGAATACCGCTTACATGAGTATTTTGAGAGGAAGGGCAATAAGCCACACCAATAA
- a CDS encoding DUF262 domain-containing protein yields MATEVKQYNVSDIVASIQEDDPNKRKIKITVPKMQRNLVWSREQKHKFIDTLKRGYPFGSLLLYKKNNDDTFSLIDGLQRTSTIIQYSKEPTSFFNADDIDDSFIDYFIQTVHELSGEHSEKIRDIIEMWVKSLDGFDEGHNFSAYDLVRKISKDLELNITVDVFDELVDKYKEFTSKVKREADISQIQIPVVVYYGEEHNLPEIFERINSKGTKLNKYQIFAATWERTLPINNKEIIKKIEAKYELMLEEGFEIEGYYPEELYEKGKEFTIFEYLFGFGKFLSEEYPHLFGKSGKADTTESIGFNLVTTCCGLPLNKMIELPKTIESYYVSKLEKAILDTIEFVHNSLSALSFKANRKNKKDKGDKIYHTELQIVSIIGVVFHLKYDKNLNVRNTWNTNKFTLKKYIPLHYLYDILRDIWRGSGDSRLKDIVFDEDLQTRGRYLQPISKSKWENLLQEWFETQLNRTEIQRVKIYDQDMLFIKYIYNSILTNEENYDEFEVDHLFAINRLKKVAQDLNGIPISAVSNLAMIKKPINRAKGEKTLKEYFDYSVDKGKVTPTEANEEMNKLKKLIFCDISQVDINKDSEGNDNITKEWYIDKLRTRFKLMKQVFFEKVYRD; encoded by the coding sequence ATGGCTACAGAAGTAAAACAGTACAATGTTTCGGACATTGTTGCAAGTATACAAGAGGATGACCCAAATAAAAGGAAAATTAAAATAACTGTACCAAAAATGCAAAGAAATCTTGTATGGAGTAGAGAACAAAAACATAAGTTTATCGATACATTAAAGAGAGGTTATCCATTTGGATCACTTCTATTATATAAAAAAAATAATGATGATACATTTTCTTTGATTGATGGGCTTCAACGTACATCAACTATAATTCAGTATTCAAAAGAACCTACATCTTTCTTCAATGCTGATGATATTGACGATAGCTTTATTGATTATTTTATCCAAACTGTTCATGAACTCTCCGGTGAACATTCTGAAAAAATAAGAGATATTATTGAAATGTGGGTTAAGAGTTTGGACGGATTTGATGAAGGTCATAACTTTTCCGCTTATGATCTAGTACGTAAGATTTCCAAAGATTTAGAATTAAACATAACTGTCGACGTATTTGATGAGTTAGTTGATAAATACAAAGAGTTTACTTCAAAAGTCAAAAGGGAAGCCGATATTTCTCAAATACAGATTCCAGTAGTAGTATATTATGGCGAGGAACATAATCTTCCTGAAATTTTTGAGAGAATTAATTCCAAGGGTACAAAATTAAATAAGTATCAAATTTTTGCCGCCACATGGGAAAGAACATTACCTATTAACAATAAGGAAATTATAAAAAAGATTGAAGCAAAATATGAATTAATGTTAGAAGAAGGCTTTGAAATTGAAGGGTATTATCCGGAAGAACTATACGAAAAAGGTAAAGAATTTACTATTTTCGAATATTTGTTTGGTTTTGGAAAATTTTTAAGTGAAGAATACCCACACCTTTTTGGTAAGTCAGGAAAAGCAGATACTACCGAGTCTATTGGATTTAACCTAGTAACAACTTGTTGTGGGCTGCCTCTAAATAAAATGATTGAGTTACCCAAAACTATTGAAAGCTATTACGTATCTAAGTTAGAAAAAGCGATTCTTGACACAATTGAATTTGTGCATAACTCCCTCTCAGCATTATCATTTAAAGCCAATAGGAAGAATAAAAAAGACAAAGGTGATAAGATATATCATACAGAACTACAAATAGTTTCAATTATAGGAGTCGTCTTCCACTTAAAGTATGATAAAAATTTAAATGTAAGAAATACTTGGAACACTAATAAATTTACACTTAAAAAGTATATTCCTTTGCATTATCTATACGATATACTTAGAGATATTTGGAGAGGCTCCGGTGATTCAAGGTTAAAAGATATTGTTTTTGATGAAGATTTACAGACCCGCGGACGATATTTACAACCAATTTCAAAAAGCAAATGGGAAAACCTTCTTCAAGAGTGGTTCGAAACACAACTTAATAGAACTGAAATCCAAAGAGTTAAAATTTATGATCAAGATATGTTATTTATTAAATATATTTATAACAGTATTCTTACGAATGAAGAAAATTATGATGAATTTGAAGTTGACCACTTATTTGCTATAAATAGACTAAAAAAAGTTGCTCAGGACCTAAACGGAATCCCTATTAGTGCTGTTTCAAATTTAGCCATGATCAAAAAGCCAATCAACAGAGCAAAAGGCGAAAAAACACTTAAAGAGTATTTTGATTATAGTGTTGATAAAGGTAAAGTGACGCCAACCGAGGCTAATGAAGAAATGAATAAATTAAAGAAACTGATATTTTGTGATATATCTCAGGTTGACATTAATAAGGATAGTGAGGGGAACGATAATATAACCAAAGAATGGTACATTGATAAGTTGAGAACCCGTTTCAAATTAATGAAACAGGTTTTCTTTGAAAAGGTATATAGAGATTAG